From the genome of Gemmatimonadota bacterium, one region includes:
- a CDS encoding PEP-CTERM sorting domain-containing protein, with amino-acid sequence MSITLARLLLLMVLAGAISVGAVSSVHAEATSGVMAVGAGSEAPAPPAEVPGFPAVLSKSDNQADAGDNIESPTGWLEFEDDMNHPNGNMVAVPEPATIALLGLGLAGLGAARRRARR; translated from the coding sequence ATGAGCATCACGCTTGCGCGACTCCTTTTGTTGATGGTTCTTGCGGGGGCGATTTCCGTGGGGGCTGTGAGTTCTGTCCATGCGGAGGCTACTTCGGGCGTCATGGCTGTGGGGGCCGGTTCAGAAGCTCCCGCCCCGCCTGCTGAAGTCCCCGGATTCCCCGCAGTGCTGTCCAAGTCCGACAACCAGGCTGATGCCGGGGACAACATCGAAAGTCCCACCGGCTGGCTGGAGTTCGAAGACGACATGAATCATCCGAATGGGAACATGGTGGCCGTTCCGGAACCGGCGACGATCGCTCTTTTAGGACTGGGGCTTGCCGGCCTTGGCGCAGCCCGAAGGCGTGCTCGGCGGTAG
- a CDS encoding ABC transporter ATP-binding protein, translating to MSVLRSFRASRDTALLKRLFPLLAPRRAGLAGSFLLLFASGALDLTGPYLTKLAIDKALPAHDTALLGKIVGLFVCVLLLSFAARYAQNLLMQETGQRLMRDLRSRLFAHLQRMDIRYFDRHPVGGLVTRLTNDVEALNELLSSGLVSIVADAVTLTGITIILFVMDPGLAFITFLALPPVIFVSTVFRRRARAGFRATRERIAGIHSVMHESLSGSEVVKLFSREHENDRLFDVQNAGCRTAWLDTLQVFALFFPIIQFLLAVALALVLMSGGHRILHDALTFGELVAFLQYVQRFFGPLRDLSEKFNVLQAAGAAGDRILRVLDTPALEDYRERPSLPSFSGSIEFDRVSFRYRHEEPVLRDVSFQVDPGQRVALVGPTGSGKSTVISLVLGLLNPDSGRVLIDHQDLKDFDPRSLRRHTGTVPQDVFLFSTDVGWNVRLGDSSPGCDDDIRTALETSRALSVVDALPQRLNEPLGERGHRLSAGQRQLLSFARALYAQPDLLILDEATSSVDPATETLIRDGLDRLLRGRTCLIVAHRLKTVQHCDRILVFRKGQIVEEGTHEELTRAGGLYARLAQLQFQD from the coding sequence ATGAGCGTCCTCCGATCCTTCCGCGCATCTCGCGACACCGCGCTCCTCAAGCGACTGTTCCCCCTCCTTGCCCCTCGCCGGGCGGGACTTGCGGGGAGCTTTCTCCTCCTGTTTGCCAGCGGCGCGCTCGATCTGACGGGGCCGTACCTCACCAAACTCGCCATCGACAAGGCACTCCCCGCTCACGATACGGCTCTCCTCGGGAAGATCGTGGGGCTTTTTGTCTGCGTTCTCCTGCTCTCCTTTGCGGCGCGTTACGCTCAGAATCTGCTCATGCAGGAAACCGGGCAGCGCCTCATGCGCGACCTGCGCTCGCGTCTCTTCGCGCACCTGCAACGAATGGACATCCGCTACTTCGACCGCCATCCCGTGGGAGGACTGGTCACGCGCCTGACCAATGATGTGGAGGCACTCAACGAGCTCCTCTCCTCCGGTCTTGTGTCGATTGTCGCGGATGCCGTCACGCTCACCGGCATCACGATCATTCTCTTCGTGATGGATCCCGGCCTTGCGTTCATCACTTTCCTGGCGCTCCCACCTGTCATCTTTGTCAGCACTGTCTTCCGACGCCGTGCCCGGGCCGGATTCCGCGCAACCCGGGAGCGCATCGCCGGGATTCACTCGGTCATGCACGAGTCGTTGTCCGGGAGCGAGGTGGTGAAGCTGTTCTCCCGCGAACACGAGAATGACCGCCTCTTCGATGTGCAGAACGCCGGGTGCCGGACCGCTTGGCTCGACACGCTTCAGGTGTTCGCGCTGTTCTTCCCGATCATCCAGTTCCTGCTCGCCGTCGCGCTTGCGCTCGTACTCATGTCCGGAGGTCATCGCATCCTGCACGACGCGCTGACCTTTGGGGAACTGGTCGCGTTTCTCCAGTATGTGCAGCGCTTCTTCGGGCCCCTTCGCGACCTCAGCGAGAAGTTCAATGTCCTTCAGGCCGCCGGAGCAGCGGGAGACCGCATTCTTCGTGTTCTGGACACCCCGGCTCTTGAGGATTACCGGGAGCGACCGTCGCTTCCATCCTTCTCCGGGAGCATTGAGTTTGATCGTGTCTCGTTTCGCTACCGACACGAAGAACCCGTCCTCCGGGATGTCTCCTTTCAAGTCGACCCCGGCCAGAGAGTGGCACTGGTCGGCCCCACCGGATCCGGCAAGTCCACGGTCATTTCGCTGGTTCTCGGGCTTCTCAATCCGGACTCCGGCCGAGTCCTGATCGACCACCAGGATCTCAAGGACTTCGATCCCCGGAGTCTGCGGCGACACACCGGTACCGTCCCGCAGGATGTCTTTCTCTTCTCGACCGATGTCGGATGGAATGTCCGCCTGGGAGACTCCTCCCCCGGCTGTGATGACGACATTCGCACGGCCCTTGAGACTTCCCGCGCGCTGTCTGTAGTCGATGCCCTGCCGCAGCGACTCAACGAGCCTCTCGGGGAGCGTGGGCATCGACTGTCCGCCGGGCAGCGACAGTTGCTGTCATTCGCGCGAGCGCTCTACGCACAACCCGACCTGCTCATTCTCGACGAGGCCACCTCTTCGGTGGATCCTGCAACGGAGACACTGATCCGCGACGGTCTCGACCGCTTGCTTCGTGGGCGAACATGTCTGATCGTGGCTCACCGCCTCAAGACGGTTCAGCATTGCGACCGGATTCTCGTTTTCCGAAAGGGCCAGATCGTAGAGGAAGGAACTCACGAGGAACTCACCCGGGCGGGAGGTCTCTACGCCCGTCTCGCGCAGCTTCAGTTCCAGGACTGA
- a CDS encoding ABC transporter ATP-binding protein, whose translation MLRLLRPYRADVAKGLLALLFTHAFAALGPWILKLGIEAIEDGPHGPPLWRFAILLVLAAGCDGVFRYASRLLLIRASRFVEYDVRRSLHEHLQRMPVPALSRFDVGDLMARITNDLNAVRMFIGPGLMYTSGTALALIFCITLMLRLSPELALVAIAPLPVMTIAVVLVTRAVHTRVALVQEGFAHLTTRVRESLSGIRIIRAHAREEGQIALFEEASNEYLRRNLSLARVQRVFMPAMMLFTGLALALVLWRGGLLVMSGHLSLGDFVAFTGYLFLLMWPMAALGWTINLFLRGAAAWNRIEAILLEEQEPLLERGAHPDGAGTLGFENVTFSFGERPVLRGVTFDIPAGTTVALVGPTGCGKTTLLALLARLRVPDSGRILLDGTPLPEWSLTSLRREMAFVPQDPFLFSDTILANLLVGHPQATPESVHDILHEVSLAEDISGFSRGLDTRIGERGVALSGGQRQRATLARALLRCPRLLVLDDPFSNMDGATEELILQRIDSRLRDCTVLLTSHRPSTLRRVDHIVFLKEGRIVEEGSPGILADAGGHFAHYLERQNLAEGLREDAGDAS comes from the coding sequence ATGCTTCGCCTGCTCCGCCCGTATCGTGCCGATGTCGCCAAGGGGCTCCTGGCACTGCTCTTTACCCACGCATTCGCGGCGCTGGGCCCCTGGATCCTCAAACTGGGGATCGAAGCCATCGAAGACGGCCCTCACGGCCCGCCGCTGTGGCGTTTCGCGATCCTGCTGGTGCTCGCCGCAGGCTGTGACGGCGTCTTCCGGTACGCCTCCCGTCTCCTGCTCATCCGCGCCTCACGGTTCGTGGAATACGATGTACGCCGCAGTCTCCATGAACACCTGCAACGCATGCCCGTTCCGGCGCTCTCCCGCTTCGATGTGGGAGATCTGATGGCGCGCATCACGAACGATCTCAACGCCGTACGGATGTTCATCGGACCGGGGCTCATGTACACCTCGGGCACCGCCCTCGCGCTGATCTTCTGTATCACGCTGATGCTGCGCCTCTCCCCGGAGCTCGCGCTGGTGGCGATCGCTCCGTTGCCGGTGATGACGATCGCGGTCGTTCTCGTGACTCGTGCGGTTCATACGCGGGTCGCCCTCGTCCAGGAAGGATTCGCCCACCTGACTACACGCGTTCGCGAGAGCCTCTCCGGAATCCGCATCATCCGCGCCCACGCTCGCGAGGAGGGCCAGATCGCACTGTTCGAGGAAGCTTCGAACGAATACCTCCGACGGAATCTCTCCCTCGCAAGAGTGCAGCGGGTCTTCATGCCCGCCATGATGCTGTTCACCGGACTGGCCCTGGCCCTTGTCCTCTGGCGGGGCGGTTTGCTCGTCATGTCGGGGCACCTTTCCCTCGGAGACTTTGTCGCCTTCACAGGCTATCTCTTCCTCTTGATGTGGCCGATGGCAGCGCTGGGCTGGACGATCAATCTCTTCCTTCGAGGCGCGGCCGCATGGAACAGAATCGAAGCCATCCTCCTGGAGGAACAGGAACCTCTCCTCGAGCGCGGAGCTCACCCTGATGGCGCCGGCACGCTTGGCTTCGAAAATGTGACCTTCTCCTTTGGTGAGCGCCCGGTTCTCCGTGGAGTCACTTTTGACATTCCCGCCGGCACCACGGTGGCCCTCGTCGGACCGACCGGATGCGGGAAGACCACGCTGCTCGCCCTTCTTGCGCGACTGCGTGTTCCCGATTCCGGCAGAATCCTCCTCGACGGGACCCCCCTCCCGGAGTGGTCGCTGACCTCGCTTCGCAGGGAAATGGCGTTCGTCCCGCAGGATCCGTTTCTCTTCAGCGACACCATCCTGGCGAACCTCCTTGTCGGACACCCGCAGGCCACACCCGAAAGCGTGCACGACATCCTTCACGAGGTCTCGCTGGCCGAAGATATTTCGGGGTTCTCCCGGGGGCTCGACACCCGGATCGGAGAACGAGGGGTGGCCCTCTCCGGTGGCCAGCGCCAGCGAGCCACACTCGCCCGGGCGCTTCTGCGCTGCCCTCGGCTTCTCGTGCTTGACGACCCCTTTTCGAATATGGACGGAGCCACCGAAGAGCTGATTCTCCAGAGGATTGACTCCCGCCTTCGCGACTGCACCGTCCTCTTGACCTCGCACCGACCCTCCACGCTCCGCCGGGTGGACCATATTGTCTTTCTGAAAGAAGGCCGAATCGTCGAGGAGGGCTCACCTGGGATACTGGCGGATGCGGGCGGGCACTTCGCACACTACCTGGAGCGACAGAATCTGGCTGAGGGCCTCCGCGAAGATGCCGGGGATGCCTCATGA
- a CDS encoding polysaccharide biosynthesis/export family protein, which translates to MVRDTQLWQPEMGSMLAGGVHMKFQLRSVWRKAGYAALVVLWAVCAPAEEYLIDSEDVLSIRVWHREDLGGVFTVDSEGSITLPLVGRIRAGGLSPGALAADLTRRFSLVDRNVSQISVEVSEYNSRRVFVLGEVESPGPYSGPSVPGVWEAIREAGGPGPDAALSRVRFIPPPGEGVPRTLNLEEVLDSGDFASLPTLAPGATLLIPRMTEAVGPEGDIIHVFGRVASPGTFSIEKAGSVLEAVLAAGGPLPDGDVGRVKVVRPGAFRARVFTLDLSDYLYRGVLFPDLDLHPGDTVTIPRKRSSALWAGVRDVAGVAGGMLSSLFFFTNLRGDGESTQTPDQSARAE; encoded by the coding sequence GTGGTGCGGGATACTCAGCTCTGGCAGCCGGAGATGGGCAGCATGCTCGCGGGGGGAGTTCACATGAAGTTCCAGCTTCGAAGTGTCTGGCGAAAAGCCGGATACGCGGCCTTGGTCGTGTTGTGGGCGGTCTGTGCTCCGGCGGAGGAGTACCTGATTGACTCGGAAGATGTGCTGTCCATCCGCGTGTGGCACCGGGAGGACCTGGGCGGGGTCTTCACGGTAGATTCCGAAGGGAGCATTACCCTCCCCCTCGTCGGGCGGATTCGCGCAGGCGGGTTGTCGCCCGGCGCGTTGGCGGCCGACCTGACGCGCCGGTTCTCTCTGGTGGATCGCAATGTGAGTCAGATCTCGGTGGAAGTCAGTGAGTACAATTCCCGGCGGGTCTTCGTGTTGGGAGAGGTGGAAAGTCCGGGTCCCTACTCCGGCCCGAGCGTGCCCGGCGTGTGGGAAGCGATTCGCGAGGCGGGCGGCCCGGGGCCGGACGCCGCTCTTTCGCGTGTCCGCTTCATCCCGCCACCCGGGGAAGGTGTCCCTCGCACGCTGAATCTGGAAGAGGTGCTGGACTCGGGGGACTTCGCCTCGCTCCCCACGCTTGCGCCCGGAGCGACGCTGCTGATCCCGCGAATGACTGAAGCGGTCGGACCGGAAGGAGACATCATCCATGTCTTCGGGCGTGTGGCCAGTCCGGGGACTTTCAGCATAGAGAAGGCCGGAAGCGTTCTGGAGGCGGTTCTTGCCGCTGGCGGGCCTCTCCCGGACGGCGATGTGGGGCGGGTGAAAGTGGTTCGGCCGGGGGCCTTCCGTGCGCGGGTTTTCACGCTGGACCTGTCGGACTACCTGTACCGGGGCGTGTTGTTTCCGGACCTGGACCTTCATCCGGGAGACACGGTCACCATCCCGCGCAAGCGAAGTTCCGCCTTGTGGGCGGGTGTCAGGGATGTAGCCGGGGTGGCCGGTGGAATGCTCAGTTCGCTCTTCTTCTTCACGAACCTGCGGGGAGACGGAGAATCCACTCAGACCCCCGACCAGTCCGCCCGGGCGGAGTGA
- a CDS encoding GNVR domain-containing protein, producing MIFENRSSLDLREFRRVFWRRKLVVFVPMVVTVVVGLVGVFFMKPQYSSMATLAANSPAPLTRTVATAAGERGRNDREGIRIIRKRILSSSFLESVTMRIGLHENPRIRARAQRQASEHPGHDPEDLLMRECVGTLTRMLDIRNEGGDIYYVRAVSSSPDLCFRVAHTVADLYIQSNRESKLRQSEQAHTFALEQMTIYEAKLEEKRLELRGNEQRRALKPLSSSPITAENVNRVNALRVEADTNVEFLKARLADMESQLVGRGLQGLGSTMGEDASQARALATTMLELEGHQALVLVEYTEEDPAVLSGRNQIAVKSQQALAELERLCLERHPALLEESRRLIVDAEFTRFGVAAAEERSRKFGEFLKWYASDLASIPAEELRVNRLTEEVASANRLYQTWLEQATTMQIAKAVQSAKVGNQLVLIEPAQIPLAPFAPEKKKIMVLAAIMGVILGLAGAVAMEYLDMTLKSVAEIELVLSMPVIGAVPRMQSAIRRDLMLKRRRRLRVILPVVIIGAVVVLTVAYLYLVRLRAVG from the coding sequence TTGATTTTTGAGAATCGAAGCAGCCTGGATCTTCGGGAGTTCCGCCGCGTCTTCTGGCGACGGAAGCTCGTGGTCTTCGTGCCCATGGTTGTCACCGTGGTCGTGGGGCTTGTCGGCGTCTTCTTCATGAAGCCGCAGTACTCGTCCATGGCGACGCTGGCGGCCAACTCTCCTGCGCCGCTGACGCGCACGGTCGCCACAGCGGCTGGGGAGCGGGGGCGCAATGACCGGGAGGGAATCCGCATCATCCGCAAGCGGATCCTTTCGTCGAGTTTCCTGGAGTCGGTCACGATGCGCATCGGGCTTCATGAAAACCCCCGCATCCGTGCGCGGGCCCAGCGGCAGGCCAGCGAGCACCCCGGACACGATCCAGAGGATCTGCTCATGCGCGAGTGTGTCGGGACGCTGACTCGGATGCTCGACATACGAAACGAGGGCGGTGACATCTACTATGTTCGCGCGGTGTCCAGTTCGCCCGATCTCTGCTTTCGCGTGGCACATACCGTCGCGGATCTCTACATCCAGTCCAATCGCGAATCGAAGCTGCGGCAGTCGGAGCAGGCCCACACATTCGCGCTCGAACAGATGACCATCTATGAGGCCAAGTTGGAGGAGAAGCGCCTTGAGCTGAGAGGCAACGAACAGCGGCGAGCCCTGAAGCCCCTGTCGTCGTCTCCGATCACTGCCGAGAATGTGAACCGCGTGAACGCGCTTCGCGTGGAGGCCGACACGAATGTGGAGTTCCTGAAGGCGCGTCTGGCAGACATGGAGTCCCAACTTGTGGGACGCGGACTCCAGGGCCTGGGAAGCACGATGGGTGAGGATGCTTCTCAGGCCCGGGCTCTGGCCACAACGATGCTGGAACTGGAAGGCCATCAGGCGCTGGTTCTCGTGGAATACACGGAAGAGGATCCGGCCGTCCTGTCCGGGAGAAACCAGATCGCGGTCAAGAGTCAGCAGGCGCTTGCGGAACTCGAGCGACTCTGTCTGGAGCGGCACCCCGCGCTTCTCGAGGAATCGCGTCGGTTGATTGTGGATGCGGAGTTCACTCGCTTTGGAGTGGCGGCGGCCGAGGAGCGCAGCCGGAAGTTCGGCGAGTTTCTGAAGTGGTACGCATCGGATCTGGCCAGCATCCCCGCCGAGGAATTGCGAGTCAATCGCCTGACCGAAGAGGTGGCCAGCGCGAATCGTCTCTATCAAACATGGCTTGAACAGGCGACCACCATGCAGATCGCGAAAGCGGTCCAATCCGCGAAGGTGGGAAACCAGCTGGTCCTGATCGAACCGGCACAGATTCCACTGGCGCCTTTCGCTCCGGAGAAGAAGAAGATCATGGTTCTTGCGGCGATCATGGGCGTGATTCTCGGCCTGGCCGGGGCGGTGGCGATGGAGTATCTGGACATGACGCTCAAGTCCGTCGCTGAGATTGAGCTGGTGCTCTCCATGCCGGTGATCGGGGCGGTTCCGAGGATGCAATCCGCCATAAGAAGGGATCTCATGCTGAAGCGGCGGCGGCGGCTCCGGGTGATACTGCCTGTCGTCATCATCGGTGCCGTGGTGGTTCTCACTGTCGCCTACCTCTATCTGGTCCGTCTTCGGGCCGTCGGGTAA
- a CDS encoding CpsD/CapB family tyrosine-protein kinase has translation MPREDVRPDSIYDTFDPEAPETTEFRRIFTRIARHGEDEKLRSILFTSAERGEGKTTCASLFALVSCLHQGLRTVLVDGDLHRPQISGLFETPSSPGVREILLQRSPIEACLHDTRHDSLKVIPAGGGEVPPSEVLVPDRLAAMFGKLRLLFDLVVVDAPPLLPVSDPSVIAREVDGVALLVRAGRTQRDVAVRAQGILQAAGGNGIGVIVNNVDDVLPYYYGHAYYGYSRTAGERRSEKRRRGRSRKVKEEPMKDPTA, from the coding sequence ATGCCGAGAGAAGATGTCCGACCGGATAGCATCTACGACACATTCGATCCGGAAGCGCCGGAGACGACCGAGTTTCGACGCATATTCACCCGGATCGCGCGCCACGGCGAAGACGAGAAGCTCCGGTCCATTCTCTTTACCAGCGCGGAGAGAGGAGAGGGGAAGACGACCTGCGCCTCGCTGTTCGCGCTGGTGTCGTGCCTTCACCAGGGGTTGCGTACTGTGCTCGTCGACGGGGACCTGCACAGGCCGCAGATCAGCGGCCTGTTCGAGACCCCGTCTTCGCCGGGAGTTCGGGAGATCCTGCTGCAGCGCAGTCCGATCGAGGCCTGCCTTCACGACACGCGCCACGATTCGCTGAAGGTGATCCCGGCCGGGGGCGGAGAGGTGCCCCCCTCGGAGGTTCTCGTTCCAGATCGTCTGGCCGCGATGTTCGGAAAGCTCCGGCTGCTGTTCGATCTGGTGGTTGTGGATGCTCCTCCGCTTCTCCCGGTGAGCGATCCTTCCGTGATTGCCCGAGAGGTAGATGGCGTGGCGCTGCTTGTACGCGCAGGCCGAACCCAGCGGGATGTCGCCGTTCGCGCACAGGGGATTCTACAGGCAGCGGGGGGGAACGGAATCGGTGTGATTGTAAACAATGTGGACGATGTCCTGCCGTACTACTACGGCCACGCCTACTACGGCTATTCGCGAACTGCGGGGGAACGGCGTTCGGAGAAGCGGCGTCGAGGGCGCTCCCGCAAAGTGAAGGAAGAGCCCATGAAGGACCCGACGGCATGA
- a CDS encoding lysylphosphatidylglycerol synthase transmembrane domain-containing protein encodes MRRSLLVGARVLLALGLLAFLTTRVNGGDALALARQTAPSWIVAAILMQVGAKSCWAIRWRILLGAVGMTRGLLEVFRLILVALFFNMFLPGSVGGDVVRGIGVSDAGRSRAAVIASVVGDRMVGTFALGLVALAGSLAGMLLLPGAAPWALSTTVAGCVLFGLAVVTRPALLRRLLRRLRGEGLRARLHRVVEASSFLAEHRPAVTRALVSSLGLAGFAVVFHWAVARSLGVDLPLSIFFVLVPAVELAAAVPITPNGLGIREMGYVVLLERAGVDPTVGAVFAGVSFALKALLALVGGGLFAWKGLSTETAAVPR; translated from the coding sequence ATGAGACGCTCTCTCCTTGTCGGCGCAAGGGTGCTTCTTGCACTGGGGCTGTTGGCGTTCCTGACGACCCGCGTAAACGGGGGGGACGCACTCGCTCTGGCGAGGCAGACGGCGCCGTCGTGGATTGTCGCGGCCATTCTCATGCAGGTCGGGGCCAAGTCCTGCTGGGCGATCCGGTGGAGAATCCTGTTGGGCGCTGTGGGGATGACTCGCGGCCTGCTTGAGGTCTTCCGTCTGATCCTCGTGGCACTCTTCTTCAACATGTTCCTTCCGGGGTCCGTGGGAGGGGATGTCGTGCGCGGGATCGGGGTGTCCGATGCAGGCCGCTCACGAGCCGCAGTGATCGCCTCTGTGGTGGGAGACCGAATGGTGGGCACCTTTGCGCTGGGTCTGGTGGCGCTCGCGGGTTCTCTGGCGGGGATGCTTCTTCTGCCGGGGGCGGCGCCGTGGGCCTTGTCAACGACCGTCGCCGGTTGCGTTCTCTTCGGGTTGGCTGTGGTGACGCGCCCTGCCCTTCTGCGGAGACTATTGCGCCGACTGCGTGGAGAAGGCCTGCGCGCCCGGCTCCACCGCGTGGTGGAGGCGTCGTCCTTCCTTGCGGAACATCGCCCTGCCGTGACCCGGGCGCTGGTGTCATCGCTGGGGCTTGCGGGGTTCGCCGTCGTGTTTCACTGGGCGGTCGCGCGATCGCTGGGAGTGGATCTGCCCCTTTCGATCTTCTTCGTTCTGGTGCCCGCCGTGGAACTGGCCGCGGCAGTCCCGATCACTCCAAACGGTCTGGGGATTCGCGAAATGGGCTATGTCGTTCTCCTGGAACGCGCGGGGGTTGATCCTACCGTGGGTGCCGTTTTCGCGGGTGTGTCGTTTGCGCTGAAGGCACTCCTCGCGCTGGTGGGAGGCGGGCTCTTCGCGTGGAAGGGGCTGTCGACTGAGACAGCGGCGGTGCCGCGATGA
- a CDS encoding glycosyltransferase family 2 protein, with the protein MKTTPEKLTLSVVVPLFDEAQNVVPLVEAIEAALERSGRRAEILLIDDGSTDGTAEKVREAARENPRIRGVVFRRNFGQTAAMSAGFDRARGDVVVAIDGDLQNDPEDMEMLVREIEEGGFDIASGWRKSRKDALLSRKVPSWIANWMIGRITGVRLHDYGCSLKAYRAEVLRNVRLYGEMHRFIPALASWSGARITEIPVSHRARERGASKYGISRTLRVVLDLVTVKFLLAFSTRPLQVFGVGGFFMLTAGSLISLYLGFLRIFRGVPLADRPLLLLGVLLILAGVQLVSMGLLAEITIRTYHESQSKPTYVVRETLGSDEGDLS; encoded by the coding sequence ATGAAGACAACTCCCGAGAAGCTCACGCTGTCCGTGGTCGTGCCGTTGTTTGACGAGGCGCAGAATGTCGTGCCACTCGTCGAAGCGATTGAGGCCGCGCTGGAACGGTCCGGACGCCGCGCAGAAATCCTCCTGATTGACGACGGCTCCACAGACGGAACTGCCGAGAAAGTGCGGGAAGCCGCGCGGGAGAACCCCCGCATTCGCGGTGTGGTGTTTCGGAGGAACTTCGGCCAGACGGCCGCCATGTCCGCAGGGTTCGATCGGGCACGCGGGGATGTGGTCGTGGCAATCGATGGGGATCTCCAGAACGATCCGGAGGACATGGAGATGCTCGTCCGGGAGATCGAGGAGGGCGGATTCGACATCGCAAGCGGCTGGCGCAAGTCCCGAAAGGACGCACTGCTGTCGAGAAAAGTCCCGTCCTGGATTGCGAACTGGATGATTGGTCGCATCACGGGTGTCCGCCTGCACGACTATGGCTGCTCGCTCAAGGCCTACCGGGCCGAAGTATTGCGGAATGTGCGTCTCTACGGCGAGATGCATCGGTTCATTCCAGCCCTGGCGAGCTGGAGTGGAGCGAGGATCACTGAGATCCCCGTGAGCCATCGTGCAAGGGAACGCGGCGCGTCGAAGTATGGGATATCGAGAACACTGCGTGTGGTGTTGGATCTGGTGACCGTGAAGTTCCTGCTGGCGTTTTCCACCAGGCCCTTGCAGGTCTTCGGCGTCGGTGGGTTCTTCATGCTGACGGCAGGAAGCCTGATCTCGCTCTACCTGGGGTTTCTTCGGATCTTCCGGGGAGTACCGCTTGCTGACAGACCGCTGCTCCTGCTGGGTGTCCTCCTGATTCTGGCGGGGGTGCAGTTGGTGAGCATGGGCCTCCTCGCCGAGATCACGATTCGGACCTACCACGAGTCTCAGTCCAAGCCGACCTATGTCGTGCGGGAGACCCTGGGAAGTGACGAAGGGGATCTGTCGTGA
- a CDS encoding lysylphosphatidylglycerol synthase transmembrane domain-containing protein: protein MRLSRGLVRALKVGVSLGLLGWIAHRYGGDAAFRSAITKLEPRTWLLSLGCLAVGLGTSAARWKVLLEGAGVSVPYSQTVRLYFQGYFFNTFLPTTVGGDVARGLGIEARHPATVVAGSILVERILGFACLLVIGLAAALTHPELALARGILLGASAVFVVGLLLLLALPLPSAGGDGAGSRLWGGMRRTALEVRAYGFRPGALVTAGVLSLGWQALLIASNAILSAGLGGVAPVKSLVALVPVVQATTMIPVSFGGLGVRETAYEVFFRASGFEASGAVALSLSWLAVSLTLAMIGGVLTLFVPIARKGGRDD from the coding sequence GTGAGACTGTCCCGCGGTCTGGTACGCGCACTGAAGGTGGGGGTCAGCCTTGGCCTTCTGGGTTGGATCGCGCATCGGTATGGTGGAGACGCCGCGTTCCGTTCGGCGATCACAAAGCTGGAACCGCGCACATGGCTCCTTTCTCTGGGGTGTCTGGCAGTCGGGCTGGGGACTTCCGCAGCGCGGTGGAAGGTGCTGCTGGAAGGCGCGGGTGTCAGCGTGCCGTACTCGCAGACCGTGCGTCTCTACTTCCAGGGTTACTTCTTCAACACCTTTCTCCCGACGACGGTGGGAGGCGATGTCGCCAGAGGTCTCGGGATCGAAGCGAGGCATCCGGCAACCGTAGTGGCCGGTTCGATTCTCGTGGAGCGCATTCTGGGGTTCGCCTGCCTCCTGGTGATCGGCCTGGCAGCCGCGCTCACGCATCCCGAACTGGCTCTGGCGCGTGGGATTCTCCTGGGCGCCAGTGCCGTCTTCGTGGTGGGACTCCTCCTTCTTCTGGCATTGCCGCTTCCCTCTGCGGGGGGGGATGGCGCCGGGTCGCGCTTGTGGGGCGGGATGAGGCGGACCGCTCTGGAGGTTCGCGCGTACGGGTTTCGCCCTGGTGCGCTGGTCACAGCGGGCGTCCTGTCGCTGGGCTGGCAGGCGCTGTTGATCGCGTCCAACGCCATTCTATCGGCGGGCCTGGGCGGGGTGGCACCTGTGAAGAGCCTTGTGGCCCTGGTGCCGGTCGTGCAGGCGACCACCATGATCCCGGTCAGTTTCGGTGGGCTGGGGGTTCGGGAGACCGCCTACGAAGTGTTCTTCCGTGCTTCCGGCTTTGAGGCTTCCGGTGCCGTCGCGCTCAGTCTGTCATGGCTCGCGGTCTCCTTGACGCTGGCGATGATCGGGGGGGTACTCACGCTCTTTGTTCCGATAGCTCGCAAAGGAGGCCGGGATGACTGA